TTACAGGatggttttgaagattaaatgagataatgtggtagcactttgtaaactgtaaagtataatgcaaatgtaaagtattatttttctagGAATCTTCAAATGTAGCAGACTCAGCAAATGTTTAGGTAAAAATTATGGCAATGCTAGATTTCTTTGTTTATAATACTATGATATAAACCACACGAGTTGGCTAAGAAGAACAACTGAGGATCTCAAATTGAGGTTTGAGTACATACTGTAAAACCATACTCCTGCATTTGTAGTCCAGTCTCCTCAGTTACTAGCTTCAACTAGTAACTCTTGGgagtattgttttttgtttgtttgtttgtttgttttgagacggagtcgtgctctgtcgcccaggctggagtgcagtgacgtgatctcggctcactgcaagctccgtctcctgggttcacaccattctcctgcctcagcctcccaagtagctgggactataggtgcccgccatcacgcccggctaattttttgtacatttagtagagacggggtttcagcatgttagccaggatggtctcaatctcctgacctcgtgatccacccgcctcggtctcccaaagtgctgggattacaggcgtgagccactgctcccagccaggaGTATCGTAAATAATAAATGAGTAGGCAGGGCgccgtggttcatgcctgtaatcccaacacttggggaggccaaagcgggagaattgtgtgaggccaggagtttaagagaaGCTtggggcccagcacagtggctcacgcctgttatcccagcactttgggaggctgaggcaggtggatcatgaggtcaggagttcgagaccagcctgaccaacatggtgacctgtctctactaaaaatacaaaaattagctgggtgtggtggcacgcacctgtaatcccagctactcaggaggctgaggcaggagaatctcttgaactcgggaggcggaggttgcagtgaggtgagatcgcgccactgcactccagcctgggcgacagagcaagactccgtctcaaaaaaaaaagaagcctgaacaacataggaacaccttgtctctaccagaaaaaattgaaaaaattagccaagtttggtggtacaagcctgtagtcccagctacttgggaggatggcttgagcccaggagatcgagactgcagTGTGTTATGATCAGGTCACTgtactgggcaacagagcgacaccctgtgtctaaacaaaattttttaaataaatgagtaaagtgTAATAGTACCTGGCACGTAATAAGCACTCACTATTATTAGATACTTCAGTGAAACTTTGCAGATAAACATGGCTGGTTGAACCATATGGTTCTACTCCTTTTGAAAATCTCACACAAGTAATggtcaaaggattttttttttttttttttttgggatggagtttcgcttttgtcgcccaggctggagtgcaatggcgcaatctcggctcactgtaacctctgcctcccaggttccagcgattctcctgcctcagccttccgagtagctgggattacagacgcccaccaccacacccagctacttttttggatttttagcagagacagagtatcaccatgttggtcaggctggtctcgaactcctgacctcaagcgatccactcacctcagcttcccaaattactgggattacaggcgtgagccaccatgccgccTGGCCGATaagaagatttttaaagagacaagaaaaataggaaaaagacaaGTAGAGATGTCAGAAAACAGCTGGAAAACTAGTTACTGACcagaaaaagctaaaaattaagTAGGACTGGATTTAAGAAGAGCCAAAAAGGTACAACAAACCAGTTTGTGTCACAGGATTCTGGAAAGGCCACTAGGTACCCCTGACAATAGAGGTGCGGGTGGAATTTAGAAAGTGGTAATtgaccaggcatgatggcttacacatgtaatcccagcactttgggaggctgaggcgggaggatcgcttgagtccaggagttcaagaacagcctgggtgacatagtgaaaccctgtctttaaaaagtaaataaataaataaaaattaggccaggtgcagtggctcatgcctgtaatcccagcactttgggaggctgaggcaggcagatcacctgaggttgggagttcaagaccagcctgaccaacatggagaaactctgtctctactaaaaatacaaaattagctgggcatggtggtacatgcctgtaatcccagctacttgggaggctgaggcaggagaatcgcttgaacccgggaggcagaggtggtggtgagctgagatcgcgttgttgcactccagcctgggtgacaagagcgaaactccatctcaaaaaaaaaaaaagataattgtgtcattaaaaaaaaataaaattacctggcacagtggctcacaccagtaatcccagcactttgagaggctgaggtgggcggattacttgaggtcaagcgttttgagaccagcctggccaacatggtgaaaccatgtctttactaaaaatacaaaaaaattagccaggagtggtggtgtgcatctgtagtcccagctactcaggaggctaaggaagaggatcatttgaacctgggaggtggaggttgcagtgaactgagattgcatcactgcactccagcctggtcaacagagagagactccatctcaaaaaaaataaataaaataatagatcatttttcttttttctttttttttgagatggagtctcgctctgtcccccaggctggagtgtagtggtttgatctcggctcactgcaagctccgcttcccgggttcatgccattctcctgcctaagcctcccaagtagctaggattacaggtgcccgccatcacacccggctaattttttgtatttttagtagagatggggtttcaccgtgttagccaggatgggctctatctcctgacctcgtgatctgcccacctcggcctcccaaagtgctgggattacaggtgtgagccaccacgcccagcctctttatcatttttttaaagacagtcttgcttcgtcacccaggctggagtgcagtggcacaatcacagctcacagcagcctcaacctcctgtgcttaagcgatcctcccagcacACCCAGCcgattattttttgtagaggtggggtctcactacgttgcccaggctggtctcactcctgggctcaagcaatccttctgcctaggcctcccaaagtgctggaattacaggtgtgtgctgccgaGCCCTGCCCTCTCTACTGATTTTGACAAACAGCTTTCTTGAAACCCTGGAGAACTAATTGTAAACAAAAAAACACGTTGGGAAGTCTGGCTGGGAATCTCCAGTAATAGTCTCTCTGGGTGTAGATGCTCTGGGATGAGCCAGTAAAAAAAGCTCAGGAAGAAGCGGGGATCTGTTTTCTATATTCTTCTTATTCGAGTTGCTCTGAAGACAGTACTTAAAAAGTAAGTaaagggctgggctcagtggctcaggcctgtaatctcagcactttgggaggccgaggcaggcagatcacctgaggtcaggagttcgagaccagcctggccaacatagtgaaatcttgtctctactaagagtattaaaaaaattagctgggcatggtggtgagtgcctgtaatcccagctctctgagaggctgaggcaggagaatcgcttgaactcaggaggtgaaggttgcagtgagctgagagcgctccattgcactccagcctgggcgacaagagcgaaactctgtctcaaaaaataaaagtgagtaaAGATCAAAGTCACGAGAATGCTTTACTTTAGATTTCCCCATTTGGGGGCTTTCTTTACTTAACAATTATGCCATTCTATGACTCTTCCTCTCTGAGGCCGTGCTAATTAATGATAAAGGGAGGATAAGCTTGCAGTAGGTAGAGATCAGTTAGAAGTGTGCTGACCCTTTCTGCTCATAGCAGAAGGATCAAGTGGATAATAGTcagtgctgttttattttttggccagatctcacgccagtaatcccagcactttgggaggtcgaggcaggtggatcgcttgagcccagggattcgagaccagcattggcaacatggcaagaacccttctctaccgaaaatacaaaaattaggcagtcTCATAACCTGgtctctaaataaacaaataagtagattaaacttttcaaaaacaaatgctatttatttttctaagatatatatatatttatatatatatatttatatatatttatatatatatttatatatatatatttatatatatatttatatatatttatatatatttatatttatatatttatatatatatatttatatatatttatatatatatatttatatatatatatttatatatatatttttttttagacggagtctcactctgtcaccaggctggagtgcagtggcgtgatctcggctcattgcaacctccacctcccgggttcaagcaattctcctgcctcagcctcccgagtagctggcactacaggcgagcgccaccattacccagctaatttttatacttttagtagagatggggtttcaccatattggccaggctggtctcgaactcctgaccttgtgatctgcctgcctcggtctcccaaagtgctggaattacaggcgtgaaccaccgcacccagccttgtagATGGACTCTTTCTAAATGCATTCTGTCTATACATGCCAGTTTTACAGTGTTTAGAAAACTTAATGCTTACACTAAGTAAGCTTCCTTTCCTAAGGATGCTAGGAATAACCAATTTAACCTCAAATTGGTATTATTTTAAACTCAAGCAGAGAAGTAACTCTTTCTTCCTTGTCTTGGATTACCTGCCATCCAAGTAATTCTTTGGCCAGTTTTGTTgatcaattttgtttcattgatataGCGCCATCTACTGACAAAAATTGGTAATCATAAGGCTTTAAGTCTGTCAGAAGTCAAAAGAGTTGGgtccgggcacggtagctcatgcctgttaattccAGTGTTTTGGGAAACCAAaacgggcagatcactggaggtcaggagttcgagaccagcctggccaacatgctgaaacccccatctctactaaatacacaaaaatcaactgggcctggtggcgggcacctgtagtcccagctactcaggaggctgaggcatgagagtcacttgaaccctagaggcgtaggtgagctgagatagcaccattgcactgcagcctgggtgacagagggagactgtgtccCCCTCCCGCAAAAAAGTCAAATTTGGATGAAGgactaaataaaatagatttataaGGGACTAAAATTTCAACACTGGAAAAACCCTTAGATGTTACCCAGCTTGATGATGTATTTTATAAAGGAGTAAACTCAGATTCTATTATCTTTGATAACTACAGTTCTGTTTTCCCCACacttgttttccaaatttttacaGGGTTCCAGTTTAGAAAATTTCATGGTCATTCTGGCATTTTTATGACTCTTCGTTAGTTTTTAGAAATAAGttggaggccaggtgtgatggctcatgtctgtaatcccagtacttcgggaggctgagatgggaggatcacttgagcctaggagtttgaaacaagcctgggcaacatattgagaacttgtctgtactcaaaattttaaaaattagccaggcatggtggcgcacacctgtggttccagctactcagactgaggcagcaggatcacttgagcctaggaggtcaaagctgcagtgagccataattacttcactgcattccaacctaggtgatagagtgagacactgtctcaaaaaagaaaaaaagttgtaaaataaaCTACGATAAGTTAACAAGAAATTTGTGAATTGTAAGATCAATTCAGAAAAGACTGCATAAAGAACAAGAgaacatggctgggcacagtggctcatgcctgtaatcccagcactttgggaggccatggcgggtggatcacttgaggtcaggagttcgagaccagcctggccaacatggcgaaaccctgtctctactaaaaatacaaaaactagctgggcatggtagcacacacctgtagtcccagctactcaggaggctgaggcaaaagaatcacttgaacccaggtggcggaggttgcagtgagccaagactgtgccactgtactccagcctggctggagtgagactccgtctcaaaaaaagagggggaggggcagggccgGGACTggagctgggctcggtggcttacgcctgtaatcccagcactttgggaggccagcgcGGGcgaatcatgaagtcaggagttcgagaccagcctggcagcctgaccaacgtggtgaaaccctgtctctactaaaaatacaaaaattagccgggcatggtggctcacacctgtaatcctagctactcaggagactgagacaggagaatcacttgaacccgggaggcagaggttgcagtgagctgagattgtaccactgcactccagcctgggctggagtgagactccgtctcaaaaaaaaaaaatggccaggcgcggtggctcacgcctgtaaccccagcactttggaaggccaagacaggcaaatcacgacgtcaggagttcaagaccagcctggccaacgtggttaaatcccgtctctactaaaaatacagaaattagccaggcataatggtgggcatctgtaaaaccaactactcgggaggtggaggcaggagaatcgcttgaacccgggaggcagaggttgcaataagttgagatcgcaccactgcactccagcccaggcgacagagttgagactccgtctcaaaaagacaaaaacagaccgggtatggtggctcagccctgtaatcccagcactttgggaggccgaggcgggcggatcacgaggtcaggagatcaagaccatcctggctaacatggtgaaaccccgtctctactaaaaaatacaaaaaaattacccaggcgtggcagcgggcgcctgtagtcccagccacttgggaggctgaggcaggagaatggtgtgaacccatgagacggagcttgcagtgagctgaaattgcatcactgcactccagtgtgggcgacagcaagacttcgtctcaaaaaaaaaaaaaaaaaaaacagaaagcagaacTTTTCAAAACAGTGTATTAATCATGCAGAAGAATggattatatatgcatatacgaaaggaaaaaattaaactaGATGTTTAATAGGACAAGCTGTTTCCCACAGTTAAAAAATTCAAGtccagggccgggcgtggtgatttacgcctgtaatcccagcactttgggaggccgaggcgggtggatcacgaggtcaggagatcgagaccatcctggctaacatggtgaaaccttgtctctactaaaaatacaaaaaattagctgggcgtggtggcaggcgccagtagtcccaactactcaggaggctgaggcaggagaatggtgtgaacccaggaggcagagcttgcagtgagccaaaatcgcaccactgcactccagcctggggcacagagcaagactccgtctcaaaaaaaagaaaaaaaaaaaaaattcaagtccaGTACTTTGATGAAAAGGAAAACTTGGAATAGGAGAAAGTATGAGTCAGAGAGTAATATGTAAGTTTTATTGATATGTGCACATTTTTAGGAggactgcttttcttttcttttttttttttttgagacagtgtctcactctgttgcccaggctggagtacagtcgtgcgatcttggctcatgactggctaatttttgtatttttagtagggacagggtctcgccatgttggccaggatggtcttgaacccctgacctcaggtgatctgcccgcctcggcctcccaaagtgctagaattataggtgtgagccactgcacccggccttctttcaatttaatgcaatattttagcTACCATGCTCTTttacaatgtttttttttgtggagatggcgtcttgctatgttgcctaggctgggattGCACATGTGAGCCTGCACGCCTGGCCCTAGCTACCATGCTTTATGGTAAAAGGAGTATTGGGAGcctttttaaattacaaagaatgggtataaaagttttaaatggaTACACAAGAATAAAGAAGTTTGCTgtgaaggccaggcgtggtggctcacgtctgtaattccaacactttgggaggccgaggcaggtggatcacctgaggtcaggagttcgagaccagcttggccaacacatagtgaaaccccgtctctactaaaaaaaaaaaaaaaatgcaaaaattagctgggcttggtggcacatgcctgtagccccagctgcttgggaagctgaggcaggagaattgattgaacccaggaggcggaggttgcattgcagtaagccgagattgccccactgcactccagcctgggcaacagagcaagactccgtctctcaaaaaaaaaaaaaaaagtttgctgtaAGATTAATTGGGGCTGTTTTATGAGCTTTATGGCTGGACATATCAGAAAACTATTGTGTATCGAGTGTGAGAATAGGCCTAACACTTATTATAAGCAGCATACAATATTATCACCTGTCATGTCCCTGGTTTTCTTACCATCCAGATATTATCTAACGAATAAGAGTGCTCCCTAAtgccctttttattttatttatcattttagcaGCGTCACCCTTTACACCAGAAAGCTGGCGGGCactatggggaaaaaacaaaacaagaagaaagtgGAGGAGGTgctagaagaggaggaagaggaatatGTGGTGGAAAAAGTTCTCGACCGTCGAGTGGTAAAGGGCAAAGTGGAGTACCTCCTGAAGTGGAAGGGGTTCTCAGAGTAAGTTTCACTGACACAGGTAAATGTAGCCACCAAGTGTTTATCAGGAGTCTAGAGATGTATGAGACCTCCAGTGCTATGATGGATACAGTGTGACTCAGTCCCCACCTTCATGGCTTATTGTTTAATTAGGAATATGGCCTACTGCTTATAATACAAAGCAGAatgacttctttttaaaaattatttctttcgagacgaggtctcactctgtcacccaggctggagtacagtggtgcagtcatagctcgctgcagcctcaacctccccggctcaaggtatccctcccatctcagccttctaagtagctgataccacaggcatgcactaccatgtctTGCTtagttgcccaggtttgtctcttaactcctggcctcaagcaatcctcccacctgggcctcccaaagtgttgggactacaggcatgagccactgtacccagcccataGTGATTTCTGAGAAACAGTTTTGTGTGTGGCTATAGACCAatttaaattgataaataaaagtcATTTGCCTTTGAAGGAAGCCAGTTTCTTAGCTTTCTATTTATACTAAAAAGCTTCCCCATTCCCCAAGAAATTTCAGCTTTTCCATGGACATCTGAGGTCTTGTCCTCTTACGATTATCCTTAGTATGAGTATACTTATTTGAGTGAAAGTGTGACTTGCTGTGCCCTCTGGTTTCAGTGAGGACAACACATGGGAACCAGAAGAGAACCTGGATTGCCCCGACCTCATTGCTGAGTTTCTGCAGTCACAGAAAACAGCACATGAGACAGATAAATCAGAGGGAGGCAAGCGCAAAGCTGATTCTGATTCTGAAGATAAGGGAGAGGAGAGCAaaccaaagaagaagaaagaagaggtaaGAATATAAGTAAGAATTTTTACTAGCCCACAATTCAAACTACTGTCAAAGTAGTTTTGTTCTGCTTCTTCCCAGATATTAGCAGCTGTCTCTTCTTAGTCCTGAAATCTTAGGTAGGCTAATGCCTACAAAATGAGAGTGTACTCTTATGAAGCCACATGATCTCTTACTTTTTATCCATGGTACAGGAGCAGTAAATGGAATACTTGCTGGGGACAGATATAAGGGCAAGTGAATTCATTCTTGTAAAAAATAGTTTTCAATGTTTAatcattacaggtgtgaggtggCTATTTTGACTTAATCAGTACCTTAAAGTAAGTTGTTTTTTG
The sequence above is drawn from the Symphalangus syndactylus isolate Jambi chromosome 20, NHGRI_mSymSyn1-v2.1_pri, whole genome shotgun sequence genome and encodes:
- the CBX1 gene encoding chromobox protein homolog 1, translated to MGKKQNKKKVEEVLEEEEEEYVVEKVLDRRVVKGKVEYLLKWKGFSDEDNTWEPEENLDCPDLIAEFLQSQKTAHETDKSEGGKRKADSDSEDKGEESKPKKKKEESEKPRGFARGLEPERIIGATDSSGELMFLMKWKNSDEADLVPAKEANVKCPQVVISFYEERLTWHSYPSEDDDKKDDKN